The region GGTGAAGAAGGTGCTGTCCACCGTCAAGACGATGATGGCGGACAAGGCCGAGTCCTACCGGACGTTCTGGAAGGAGTTCGGCGCGGTCGTCAAGGAGGGCCTGGTCGCCGACACCGAGAACCGCGACGCCATCCTGGCCGTCTCGTCGTTCGCCTCGACCCACGACGACGAGGAGCCGACCACGCTCGCCGCGTACGTCGAGCGGATGAAGGAAGACCAGCGGCACATCTACTACATGACCGGCGACTCGCGGACCGCGATCGAGCAGTCCCCGCACCTGGAGGCGTTGCGCGCCAAGGGCTTCGAGGTGCTGATCCTGACCGACCCGATCGACGAGATGTGGGTCGGCTCGGTGCCCGCCTTCGACGGGCGGGAGTTCCAGTCGGTCGCCAAGGGGCAGGTCGACCTGGAGACCGAGGAGGAGAAGGAGCAGGCGAAGCAGCGCGAGCAGGACTTCGCCGGGCTGCTGGAGTGGCTCACCACCACGCTGGCGGAGCAGGTCAAGCAGGTGCGGCTGTCCTCGCGGCTGACCACCTCGCCCGCGTGCGTGGTCGGCGACACGCACGACCTGACCCCGCAGCTGGAGAAGATGTACCGGGCGATGGGGCAGGAGCTGCCGCACGTCAAGCGGATCCTGGAGCTCAACCCGGAGCACCCGCTGGTGACTGGGCTGCGCGCGGCGTTCGACGGCTCGCCGGACCACTCGGCGCTGGTCGGCACGGCCGAACTGCTGCTGGGCACGGCGGTGCTGGCCGAGGGCGGCGACCTGGCCGACCCGCCGCGCTTCGCCCGCCTGCTGGCCGAACACCTCCAGCGCGCGCTGTGACGCGCCGCCGTCGCCCCGGCCCGCGCCGGGGCGACGGCGGTCCGCTACCTCCGCTCCGGCGCGGTGGTGCCGAGCAGCCCCAGGCCCGTGGCCCTGGGTGCGGGCGGTCAGCCGGCACAGCGCCACCCGGTTGCCGCGCACCGGCTCGTCGGGGTGAAGCACCGGGCACGACTCGAAGAACGCGGTGAACGTTCGCGCCAGGTCGTAGAACGACTCCCGACGAGTCCTCGGGGGTGAGCAGCACGCCCAGCCGCGCGTAGAGGTCGCCGAACGCGCTCTCGGACTCGGTCACGACCTCCCGCCACGCGGTGACCGTCGTCGCGGCGGCCCGGCCGTGGTGTCCGCGCGGGGTCCGGCGAGCGTGGCCGACGCCGGCGGCGGAACGGCGTCGTGCCCGTGCCCGGGAGGAGCGGGTCCGTCAGCAGGACGGCGGTGCGGTCTCGAACCAGGTCACTGCACGCAGGTCGCGCTCGCGGCCACGGTCGCGCTGTAGAGGGACGTGCTCGGGTGCTCGACGAGCTTGACGATCGAGTACCGCCAGCCGACGCAGTCGACGCCGACGGCGACGACCGCGCCGCGCGCGTACGAGGCGGCGAGTTCGATCGCCGCGTCGCTGCCCCGCGCGGATGCGCTCGACGTGGCGGACCGGGGCACGGTGTAGTCGGCGGCGGTCGCCGGGTGAGCGGTCGCCGGGTCGGTCGTCGCCGAGGCGGGCGTCGCCGGCAGCAGCAAGGCCGTGGCGATGACGGCCGAGAGGAAGAGGGGTCTCATGACGGCGATACTCGCAGTCCGGCACCTTGCCCGAAACGGCCGTTTCGGGCAATGGGCCTGCTCCGCAGCCAGGACCCTTCGACGGCACCCGCACTCCGCCGTGCGCCGTCGTCGCGCTCGCCTTCGGGGCCGCGACGTCAGCCGACGTCCACTGTGGACAGAGCGCGCCGCGACCGGACGCCGAGCTTCGGCAACGACCGATACCGGTGGTGCTCGACCGCGCGCGGGCTGACGAACAGCTGCGTGGCGATCTGCGGGCTCGTGCCGCCCCCCGCCGGTCGGACGACCTGGAGCTTCTGCGGGGTGAGACGGTCCCGCCGACGCGCCCGCGATCTCGGCGGCGAGCTCGCGTGGTTGCGCCCGGTTCGCCAGGGAATCACGCCCGTCAGCCCGGACGAGGACACGACCTAAACCCCGACCGGCACGTCTCCGCGCAAGGTGATCCGGTGCATCACGCGGCGTTGGTCGCCGTAGTCGTCCACCGCGTAGTGCGCCGTGCTCCGGTTGTCCCACACCACCACGTCACCCTCTCGCCAGCGGTGCCGCACGGTGAACTCCGGTCGGCCGACCGCGGCGAAGAAGACGTCCAGCAGTGCCCGGCTCTCCGCCTCCGACACGCCGAGCAGCCGCGTGGTGAAGCCGGGGTTGACGAACAGGCTCCGCCGCCCGGACTCGGGGTGCACCCGCACCACGGGGTGCTCGACCGGTTCCAGCGAACGGATGCGCTGTCCCTCCCACGTGTTGCCCTCGCCGCCCAGGCGCTCGTGCAGGTACTCCTCGAAGTCCTTGCGCCCGTCGTGCACCGCGGTCAGCTTGTCGGCCAGGTCGCGCAGCGGCTCGGACAGGAACAGGTAGGCCGCCTCCAGGTCGGTCCAGCACGTGTCGCCGCCGGTCGGCGGCAGGGTCACCGCCCGCAGCACCGAGCCGAGCGGCGGGCGGGCCATGAACGTGACGTCGGTGTGCCACACCGGGGCCTTGCCGCCGTCGCCCGCGTCGAGCACGTAGATCTCGGGGTGGTCCGCGTCCAGCCCCGGCACGACGGGGTGCGCCGGGGTCAGCTCGCCCAGCGCGGCGGCGAACCCGCGGTGGGCGGTCGGGGTCAGCGACTGGTCGGGGAACACCAACACCTTGTGCTCGACCAGCGCCGCGCGCAGCGGTGCGCCCGCCTCGGCGGACCGCACGCCGGCGAGGTCGACGCCGGTCACCCGCGCGCCGAGAACGGGCGTGAGCGGCTCGATCTGCGTCATGGTCCCGATTCCCCCTGGTTCAGGCCGCCACGGCGCGGACCGCGCCGGCCACCTCGCCGCGCAGGGCGGCGAACTCGGCCGAGCCGCGCAGCTCGTCGGCGGAGACACCCGTGCGCGGCAGCGCGACGGGCAGGTCCAGCGCGATCCGACCGGGCCGGTCGGACAGCACGACCACGCGGCTGGCCAGGTACACGGCCTCGTCCACGCTGTGCGTCACGAACACCACGCCCCGCTCGCCGTCGGTCAGCGACCGGACGTCCTCCTGGAGCCGTTCGCGGGTCAACGCGTCCAGCGCGGCGAACGGCTCGTCCATGAGCAGCAGCCGGGGCCGGGCGGCGAGCGCCCGCGCGATCGCCACCCGCTGCTGCTGGCCGCCGGAGATCTCCCACGTGCGGCGCGGCCCGAGTTCGGCCAGGCCCACCTGGTCGAGCAGGTCGCGGGTGCGCTGGGGCCGCGCGGCGCGCGGGACGCCCGCCCAGCGCAGCGCGGTGGCGACGTTGCCGCCCACGGTCTGCCACGGGAACAGCCTGGGCTGCTGGAACACCGTGCCGACGTCGCGGCCGGGAACCGGTGTCGCGCCGAGCACCCGGACCTGGCCGGTGGTCGGCCGCTCGAACCCGCCGACGAGCCGGAGCAGGGTGCTCTTGCCGGACCCGGACGGCCCGACCACGACCAGGAACTCGCCGGCTGCCACGCTCAGGTCCAGCGGCCCGAGAGCGGGCACGTCCACGTTCTTGGCCCGGTAGCGGTGCTCCACGCCGACCAGGTCGACCAGCGGCTCACCCACGCGGCACCCGCAGGGCCGCGCGGAACGCCGCCACGTCCGGCACCGATTCGACCTTCTTCTGCCGGTGCAGGAACTCCGCCGCCGCCCGGAGCTGGTCGGCGAGCTTGCCCGGCGCCTCGGCCGTGCCGAAGTACTCGGGCGCGCGCTGCTCGGCGTGGTCGAGGTAGATGTTCTGCTTGAGCTGCGCCAGCGCGTCGTCCACGCCCGCGCCGATCTGCCGGGCCACGGCCTCGGCCACCGCCCTCGGTTCGCTCTTGATCTTCTTGATGGCGTCGTCGGTCGCGGCCAGCCACTTGTCCAGCACGTCGCCGTTCTGCTCGACGAACTCCTTGCGCGCCACGGTGAAGGTCAGCGTCGGCTTGCCGGCGGCGGCGAGCCGGGCGCTGTCGGTGAGGGTGATCCCGTCCTGCTGGAGCACGCCGAGCACCGGCGTCCACACGTACGCGCCGTCGATGTCCCCGCGCTGCCAGGCGGCCTGGATGTTCTGCGGTTCGAGGTCCACCAGCGTCACCGACGCCGGGTCGACGCCCGCCTGCTCGAAGGCGGCCAGCAGGCTGTAGTGCGCGGTGGAGCTGAACGGCGCGGCGACCTTGCGGCCCGCCAGCCCCTTGATGTCGGTGATGCCGCTTCCCTTGCGCACCACCAGCGCTTCGCTGTCGCCGATCACGTTGAGCAGTTCCACCACCTGGTAGGGGATGTTCAGCGGCGGGCACAGCCCCGCGGCGGCCGGGCTGCTGCCGATGACGGCCAGGTCGATGGCACCGCCGAGGAACGCGGTGTTGATGCTCGCGCCGGAGTCGAACGACGTCCAGGCGATCCGGTGGTCGGGCAGCGCCTTCTCCAGCACCGCCTGGTCCTTGAGCAGCAGCGTGCTGTCCGCGAAGTTCTGGTAGGCGATGCGGACCTGCCGCCCGCCCGCACCGGACGACGACGAGCCGCCCACCCCGCACGCGGCCAGCACCGGCGCGGCGGCGAGCAACGACAGGACCGATCTGCGGGTGACGGGCATCAGGGGGCTCCCGGTGTCGGCGCTCACGCCCGCCCCCGCCACGGCGAGACGGCGCGTTGCAGCGCGAGGATGGCGGTGTCGATGAGCAGCCCGGTCACGCCGATGACGACGAGCCCGAGCAGGACGACCGCGGTCTGGTTGTAGCGCTGGGCGTTGAGGACCATGCCCCCGATGCCGTCCGCGCCGTTGACGGTCTCGGCGGCGACGACCGAGCTGTAGGCCACGCCCACGGCCAGCCGCACGCCGGTCAGGATCTCCGGCGCGGACGCGGGCAGCACGACGGTGCCGACGACACCGAGCCTGCTCGCGCCCAGCGCGTGGGCGGCCTCCACGTACTGCCGGTTCACGCCGGTCACGGCCGCCGCCGTGGCCACCGCGACGGGCGGGAACGCCGCCACCACCAGCAGGTACACCTTGGGTTCCTCGTCGATGCCGAACCAGATGACCAGCAGGCTGAGGTAGGCCAGCGGCGGCAGCGCGCGCAGGAACGTCACGAACGGTTCGGCCACCGCGCGGACCAGCGGGACCAACCCCATCGCCAGCCCCAGCAGGACACCGACCACGATCCCGTAGCCGGCCCCGTAGCCGACCCGGCGCAGGCTCACGCCGAGCCGCTCGACCACTGTGGACCCGGCGTACCCGCCCTGGCCGTTGCCGCTGTCGGAGGCGGCGAGCAGCTGCTCCCACACCCGCCCCGGGCCGGGGAGCACCGCCGGCGGCCAGAACTCGGCCAGCGCCAACAACTCCCAGATCGCGAGCAGCGTCGCCACCGCCGCGACGCGGACGAGGACCGCGCGCGTGGCGGACAGCGTGACGCGTCGCGTTTCCTTCTGGGCCATGGAAAACTCCGTGCCGAGGCGGGGAATCGTGGTCGGCGGTGAATGTACAGAAGTGCACATCGCCTGATCGAAATTCCCGCTCCGTGGACACCCGCGACGAAAGCCTTGCTCCGGAGGAGATCTCATGACATCGGCGCGAAGCCGTGACCCCGGCCGGCGGGAACGCATCGTGCGGCGGCCGAAGCCGGTGTGCCGCTGGGATCCACGACCTACCACTTCGCCGACCTGGACGAACTGGTGGAGGCGGCGGTGCGCCTGGTGGCGACGCGCAACGTGGCCCGAGTGCGTCGATGCGCAGACTCTCTTACCGCACAAGTGGATCTGAGTGCCGAGCTGTCGGACTTCCTGGTGCTGCCGGCACCGCGTGACCGGGGTGGTGGCCTACGAGCGTCTTCGCCCGGCACCTGCCCGCGTCGACGGCCCGCGCGCTGACCGCCCTGTTCAACGGCCTGCTGCACCAGGTATTGGTGTCACCGACCCGCCCGACACTCGCTGACTTCGCGCCCGCGCTACGCCTGCTGCTCGACCACGGCACCGGCCGGTCGCGCACCACGTGATCCGCCCGCTCCCACCGTCGATCCGAGGCCGGGTGCGGCACGGCTTCGGCAGCCCGAAGCCATGCGCGCGGGCTGTTCCCCGTCGCGGTAGGTGCCGTCCGGCGGCTGCTGGCGGTCATCGTGGTCGCGGGCTTGTCAGGCACGCCCGAGCCCGAGGGCTGTTCTACACCGGCCCCGGGTTGTCGCTGTGCGCGGACGCGGAGGTTCGCGAGGCGTGCCCTGTCCGGCGACAGCCGCCGCCGGACAGGGCAACTCCGGACTCAGGCGTGGGTGTCGGCCCAGGCGGTGGTCAGCGCTTCGGCGAAGGTCGCCACGGGCTGCGCGCCGGACACGCCGTACTTGCGGTCGATCACGAAGAACGGCACGCCGTTCGCGCCCAGCCGCGCGGCCTCGCCCTCGTCGGCCCGGACGGCGTCGAGGTGGGACTGCGGGTCCTCCAGCACGCCGCGCGCCTCGACCGGGTCGAGCCCGGCGTCCTTGGCGAGCGCGACCAGGGACTCGGTGGTGAACAGCGACGCGCCCTCGCCGAAGTGCGCGGTGAACAACTGCTTCACCAGGCGGTGCTGGAGGCCCTGCTCCCGGGCGAAGTGCAGCAGCCGGTGGGCGTCGACGGTGCTGCCGACCTCGCGGTCGGTCCGGTAGTCGAGACCTTCGCCGCGGGCCAGCTCGGCGACCTCGCCGTCCATCGTCGCGCCGCGCGGGCCGTACTTGGCGGTGAGCATGTCGGGCACCGACTCGGTCGCGCCGGGGGCGCGGGACGGGTCCAGCTCGTACGAGCGGTGCACGACCTCGACGTCGTCGGCGTGCCCGAACTCGGCGAGGGCCCGTTCGAACCGGGTGATGCCGATGTAGCACCACGGGCAGACGAGGTCGCTCCAGATTTCAACGCGCATGTGACTGTTCCTCAAGAGCACGGGGGTGGTCGCGGCCCACCTTACACTGTGGTTTCCACAGCACTGACTTTTACGCAGCGCTCACCGGCGGTAAGCTGTCCGGGTGAAGTTCGACGTCTTCGCCAAGGACTGCCCGTCGCGTGCGGTATTGGATCACCTGACCGGCCGGTGGGGCGTGCTGACCCTGGCCGGCCTGCGCAAGGGGCCCGCCCGGTTCAACGCGCTGCGCCGCCGCGTCGACGGGGTCAGCGAGAAGATGCTCGCCCAGACCCTCCAGGCGCTGGAGCGCGACGGTTTCGTGCGCCGCGAGGTGCTCGCGGCCATGCCGCCGAGCGTGAACTACTCGCTGACCGAACTCGGCGAGAGCACGGCGGACCACCTGCTCGCGTTCATCGACCACGTGCAGGCCCGGATGCCCGCCGTGCTCGACGCCCGCGCGTCGGCCGACGCGGCGCAGGCCCGCTGACCCGCTCCGGGGTCGTCAGGCGGGCCCGGTCTCGCCCACGACGCGGAGCAGGTTCTCGATCATCGCCTCGGCGTCCGGCGGTTCCGGGGCGCCGCCCAAAGCCTCGGTCACCCGGTTCATCGCGGAGGTGATGGCGCGGGCCTCCTCGGGGGTCACGTGCCGGGCGAACACCTCGCGGATCGCGCCCAGGAACGTCGTGGTGGAGCCGCGCAGGACCTCCCGGCCCTGGTCGGTCAGCACCGCGTAGGTGATCCGCAGGTTGTCCGGATCGCCCTGGCGCTCGACCAGGCCCTGCTTGGCCATCGCGGTGACCACTTGGCTGATCCCGCTGCGCGAGACGAACACCTGCTGTGCCAGTTCGTTCATCGGCAGCCGGTGGCCCTCGGCCGCGCCGAGCCGGGAGAGGACCTCGCCCCAGGTCAGGGTGAGCCCGGCGTGGTCGCGCAGCACGGCCTCGATCCGCCGCGCGGCCAGGGTCTGCGCCTTCCAGGTGGCCATCCAGGCGAAGAACCGCTCGTCCACCAGCTCGGAGATCTCGTCCCGCATGCCGCGGAACCCTACGCGAATCCCGTTCGACCTGAATGGTGAAGCTCTGTATGGTTCAGCTCTTCACTGAATTCGGAGGGGTGGATGGAGCGCAACGGGATGAGGTGGGCGCTGGTCGCGATGCTGGCCGCCGCGGCGATGGACCTGATCGACACCACGATCGTCACCGTCGCCGCGCCCGCGATCCGGGCCGACCTGGCCGCGAGCGCCGCCGAGGTCGAGTGGTCGGTGGCGGGCTACGCGCTGGCCTTCGGCGTCGGGCTGGTCGCCGGCGCGCGGACCGGTGACCGGTTCGGCCGGCGGCCGGTGTTCCTGGCCGGCGTGGCGGGGTTCGTCCTGGCCTCGCTCGCCTGCGGCCTCGCGCCCGGCCCCGGGGTGCTGGTCAGCGCGCGGGTCGTGCAGGGCTTGGCCGCGGCGGTGATGATCCCGCAGGTCCTGACCGTCATCCAGGTCTCGGTGCCGCGCGCCCGGCGGGCCGGGGCGTTCGCCGCGTACGGGGCGACGGCGGCGATCGGCACGGTGTCCGGTCCGCTGCTCGGCGGCCTGCTGGTCGAGGCCGACCTGCTCGGGCTCGGGTGGCGGTCGGTCTTCCTGGTCAACGTGCCGATCGGCGTGCTCGCGTTCGCCGTCGCGGCGCTCACCCTGCCCGATTCCCGCGCGCCCCGGGCGCGACGGCTCGACGTGGTCGGGACCGTGCTGCTCGCCGCCGGGCTCCTGCTGGTGCTCCACCCGGTGGCCCAGGGTCCGAGGCTCGGGTGGCCGTGGTGGGCGGTCGCGCTGCCGTTCTGCTCGGTGGCGGTGGTGGCGGCATTCGTCGCGTGGCAACGCCGTGCGCCGTCGCCGTTGGTGCCGTTGAGCCTGTTCAGGTTGCACGGGTTCGTGGGCGGGGCATGCGCTCAGATCGCGCTCTACGCCGGTGTCACCGGGTTCTTCCTGGTGCTGGCGGTGGAGTTGCAGACCGTGCACGGGTTCAGCGCGTGGGGTACCGGGCTGACGTTCGTGGCGTGGTCGGCGGGCATCGCGGTGGCGTCGGCGTTCTCCGGGAGGCTCGCCGCCCGGTGGGGACGGCGGCTGACCGTCGCGGGCGCGCTGGTGATGTGCCTGGGCATGATCGGGCTGCTGGTCGCGAACGGACCGGTGATCGGCGCGGCCGACCTGGTGCCGGGGTTGTTCGTGGCGGGCCTCGGGATGGGGCTGGTCGCGCCCACGCTGGTGGAGGTGTCGCTGCGGGAGGTCGACCTCGCGCACGCCGGGGCGGCCTCCGGGGTGGTGGCCACGGCCGGGCAGCTCGGGGGAGCGCTCGGCGTGGTCGGGCTGGGCGCGGTCCACCTCGTCACCGGGGACCTCGCCGCCGTGCTGTGGTGCGAGGTGGCGCTGTTCGCGTCGGTGGCGGTGTTCCTGTCGGCCGCCTCGCGGACTCGCGTTGCCTGACAAGGGGAACCCGGCCCGCCGCGAACGGCGGGCTGGGCCTCGCGGCGGTCTAGAACTCGACGCTCCAGGCGTCGAGGTAGCCGACGTCCTGCGGGCCGACGTCCTGCACCTTCAGCTTCCAGGCCCCGTTGGCCACCTCGGACGAGGCGTTGACGGTGTAGGTGGTGAGGATGTTGTCCGCCGAGTCGGCGGACGAGCTCTTCAGCCGGTAGGTGGAGCCGTCCGGGGCCACCAGGTCCAGCACCAGGTCGCCGCGGTACGGGTGCTTGACGTCCACGTTGACCTTCAGCCCGGCCGGGGCGTTGCCCGCCTGGCCGGAGACGGTGACCTGGCTGGTCACCGCCGCGCCGTTGTCCGGGATGTCGAGGTTGTCGGTGTTCTCGAACTTCTTGCCGGGCGGGGTGGTGCCGCCGGTCTGCTGGTTGATCCACGCGACGTTCGCGGCGATGCCCGTGTACAGGGTCGTCGTGGCGCACTCGCCGTTGTTGTCGCCCGGACCGTGCGTCTCGCCGACCAGCGTCCAGTTGCCGCGCGTGCCCACCAGGGCCGGGCCGCCGGAGTCGCCGTGGCACGCCGAGTGCGTCCGGTCGCCGGAAACGCAGACGTCGGTGGACGCGCCGCCGCCCGCCGCGCACCGGCTGGACGCCAGGATGGTCAGGTCGATCTCCTGGAGCGTGGACGGGTTGGAGCACGACGGCCAGCTCGTGCAGCCGTAGCCGATCAGCCGCACCGGGCTGCCCGCCGCCGGGTTGGCCGTGGCCATCTTGACCGGGGTCAGGGTGGAGGGCTGGGACAGGTGCATCAGCGTCAGGTCCGTGCCCGAGCGGTTCACCACGCGGTCGACGCTGCGCACCTCGCCGCCGGAGCTGCGGGTGTTGGACCCGAGCCGGGCCGAGCCGGCGCTGCCGCAGTGGGTGGCGGTGACGATCCACTGCGGTGCCACCAGGCTGCCGCCGCAGCCGTTGCTCATCTGGGCGTGGAACGGGTAGACCTCGGTGGCGTTGTGGCCGCCGATGACCTGCACCTCCACCGGCGGGTCGTCGGGCGCGGCGAAGGCGTCGTGCCCTGCGCCGGTCACCAGCGCCAAGGCCATGCCGATGAAGGCGGCACGGCTCAGCAGGCGGGCGGTTCTCATGGGTCTGCCTCTCGATCGCGCGGCAGGAACCACGCGGACACCGGGAAGGGCGGGTTCGCGCGGGCGGCCCGGGGGCGCGTACCCGGTCGCCTCTGAACCATTGCGCGTCAACGGCCCGAGAAGGTCATTCAAGGTGGGCATCCAGCGCATTTATGGTCAGTCGCGCTGGGTGATCGACGGGCTGTCGAAAAGTATTTGACCTGCGGCGACGGTGATCGGTGAGGGAGCCGTGGCAATCGGTTGTCCCAACGGGCGAAACGAACTGTGAACTGGTGAAAGGGAATGCCCGGCCGGAAAAGGACATAACCGGAAAACGGCGGGTGTGCCCTTATCCCGGACACATCCGCTGTTTTCCGTCAGCGCACCCACGCCTTGAGCGTGTACGACTTGCCCGGCGTGAGGGTCACCGGCTGGGACGCCTGCCCATTGCCCGACCCGCTCGGCGTGACCTGCAGCGCGTGCGTGCCGGAGTGGGCCGCGGTGCTGACGATCGCGTCGCCCGGAGCGGTCCACGGGGTCAGCCCGCCGTCCTCGAAACCGCCGTTGACGACCGCGCCGCCGGGCACCGCGCCCTTGACCTCGACCGAGAAGGTGGCGGAGTGCGGGGCCGACGGGCCGGCCCCGGTCACGGTGAAGGTGTAGTCGCCGGGCACCGCCGTGGCCGCCGCCGCTGTCGCGCTGGAGGGCTCAGAACGACAGCGTGTTGAAGGTCAGGTACTCGGCACCGGACTGCTGCGCCAGGGTGGCGGGGTTCTCGCCGGTCCAGGACTCGAAGTAGGGCGCGAACACGACCACAAGGGTTGTCAAGACGTCTCGTGGTATGCGGCTTGCGTCGCGAAATATCCGCTGTCATGCGGAAGCCCGCGGTCTAGTCCACAGTGGACTGTCGTGGGTGGGGTGTGACCTGTGCCGCACGGCGGGGGCAGGTTCGTGCCAACGCTCCCGTCCGAGGGGCTTCTGGACCGATGATCGGGGCCGGTGCGTACCGGTGGAGCCGGTGCTCGCGGAAACGGTGGCCGCGGAGTGGGGGTCTCGGGGTGAAGGTGGCGCTGGTCGTGGTGCTGGTGGCGCTGGCGGGCGGGTTGCTGTTCGCCATCGGCGGGCTGGTGGTGAAGGCGGTCGGCGGGGTGCGGGAGGTGTTCCCGAAGGTCGTGGACGCGGTCGGGCGCGGTGAACCGGTCGCCGTGGTGGGCGTGGGCGCGGTCGCGGTGCTGCTGGTCGTGCTGGTGGTGATGTGGATCGGTGCCCGGCCGGGCGGGGTGCACCGGCCGGGCCACTGGGAG is a window of Saccharothrix espanaensis DSM 44229 DNA encoding:
- a CDS encoding helix-turn-helix domain-containing protein, which encodes MIPWRTGRNHASSPPRSRARRRDRLTPQKLQVVRPAGGGTSPQIATQLFVSPRAVEHHRYRSLPKLGVRSRRALSTVDVG
- a CDS encoding TauD/TfdA dioxygenase family protein yields the protein MTQIEPLTPVLGARVTGVDLAGVRSAEAGAPLRAALVEHKVLVFPDQSLTPTAHRGFAAALGELTPAHPVVPGLDADHPEIYVLDAGDGGKAPVWHTDVTFMARPPLGSVLRAVTLPPTGGDTCWTDLEAAYLFLSEPLRDLADKLTAVHDGRKDFEEYLHERLGGEGNTWEGQRIRSLEPVEHPVVRVHPESGRRSLFVNPGFTTRLLGVSEAESRALLDVFFAAVGRPEFTVRHRWREGDVVVWDNRSTAHYAVDDYGDQRRVMHRITLRGDVPVGV
- a CDS encoding ABC transporter ATP-binding protein; translation: MGEPLVDLVGVEHRYRAKNVDVPALGPLDLSVAAGEFLVVVGPSGSGKSTLLRLVGGFERPTTGQVRVLGATPVPGRDVGTVFQQPRLFPWQTVGGNVATALRWAGVPRAARPQRTRDLLDQVGLAELGPRRTWEISGGQQQRVAIARALAARPRLLLMDEPFAALDALTRERLQEDVRSLTDGERGVVFVTHSVDEAVYLASRVVVLSDRPGRIALDLPVALPRTGVSADELRGSAEFAALRGEVAGAVRAVAA
- a CDS encoding taurine ABC transporter substrate-binding protein — its product is MPVTRRSVLSLLAAAPVLAACGVGGSSSSGAGGRQVRIAYQNFADSTLLLKDQAVLEKALPDHRIAWTSFDSGASINTAFLGGAIDLAVIGSSPAAAGLCPPLNIPYQVVELLNVIGDSEALVVRKGSGITDIKGLAGRKVAAPFSSTAHYSLLAAFEQAGVDPASVTLVDLEPQNIQAAWQRGDIDGAYVWTPVLGVLQQDGITLTDSARLAAAGKPTLTFTVARKEFVEQNGDVLDKWLAATDDAIKKIKSEPRAVAEAVARQIGAGVDDALAQLKQNIYLDHAEQRAPEYFGTAEAPGKLADQLRAAAEFLHRQKKVESVPDVAAFRAALRVPRG
- a CDS encoding ABC transporter permease, which produces MAQKETRRVTLSATRAVLVRVAAVATLLAIWELLALAEFWPPAVLPGPGRVWEQLLAASDSGNGQGGYAGSTVVERLGVSLRRVGYGAGYGIVVGVLLGLAMGLVPLVRAVAEPFVTFLRALPPLAYLSLLVIWFGIDEEPKVYLLVVAAFPPVAVATAAAVTGVNRQYVEAAHALGASRLGVVGTVVLPASAPEILTGVRLAVGVAYSSVVAAETVNGADGIGGMVLNAQRYNQTAVVLLGLVVIGVTGLLIDTAILALQRAVSPWRGRA
- a CDS encoding DsbA family oxidoreductase, with protein sequence MRVEIWSDLVCPWCYIGITRFERALAEFGHADDVEVVHRSYELDPSRAPGATESVPDMLTAKYGPRGATMDGEVAELARGEGLDYRTDREVGSTVDAHRLLHFAREQGLQHRLVKQLFTAHFGEGASLFTTESLVALAKDAGLDPVEARGVLEDPQSHLDAVRADEGEAARLGANGVPFFVIDRKYGVSGAQPVATFAEALTTAWADTHA
- a CDS encoding winged helix-turn-helix transcriptional regulator, giving the protein MKFDVFAKDCPSRAVLDHLTGRWGVLTLAGLRKGPARFNALRRRVDGVSEKMLAQTLQALERDGFVRREVLAAMPPSVNYSLTELGESTADHLLAFIDHVQARMPAVLDARASADAAQAR
- a CDS encoding MarR family winged helix-turn-helix transcriptional regulator codes for the protein MRDEISELVDERFFAWMATWKAQTLAARRIEAVLRDHAGLTLTWGEVLSRLGAAEGHRLPMNELAQQVFVSRSGISQVVTAMAKQGLVERQGDPDNLRITYAVLTDQGREVLRGSTTTFLGAIREVFARHVTPEEARAITSAMNRVTEALGGAPEPPDAEAMIENLLRVVGETGPA
- a CDS encoding MFS transporter, which codes for MERNGMRWALVAMLAAAAMDLIDTTIVTVAAPAIRADLAASAAEVEWSVAGYALAFGVGLVAGARTGDRFGRRPVFLAGVAGFVLASLACGLAPGPGVLVSARVVQGLAAAVMIPQVLTVIQVSVPRARRAGAFAAYGATAAIGTVSGPLLGGLLVEADLLGLGWRSVFLVNVPIGVLAFAVAALTLPDSRAPRARRLDVVGTVLLAAGLLLVLHPVAQGPRLGWPWWAVALPFCSVAVVAAFVAWQRRAPSPLVPLSLFRLHGFVGGACAQIALYAGVTGFFLVLAVELQTVHGFSAWGTGLTFVAWSAGIAVASAFSGRLAARWGRRLTVAGALVMCLGMIGLLVANGPVIGAADLVPGLFVAGLGMGLVAPTLVEVSLREVDLAHAGAASGVVATAGQLGGALGVVGLGAVHLVTGDLAAVLWCEVALFASVAVFLSAASRTRVA
- a CDS encoding trypsin-like serine protease, whose product is MRTARLLSRAAFIGMALALVTGAGHDAFAAPDDPPVEVQVIGGHNATEVYPFHAQMSNGCGGSLVAPQWIVTATHCGSAGSARLGSNTRSSGGEVRSVDRVVNRSGTDLTLMHLSQPSTLTPVKMATANPAAGSPVRLIGYGCTSWPSCSNPSTLQEIDLTILASSRCAAGGGASTDVCVSGDRTHSACHGDSGGPALVGTRGNWTLVGETHGPGDNNGECATTTLYTGIAANVAWINQQTGGTTPPGKKFENTDNLDIPDNGAAVTSQVTVSGQAGNAPAGLKVNVDVKHPYRGDLVLDLVAPDGSTYRLKSSSADSADNILTTYTVNASSEVANGAWKLKVQDVGPQDVGYLDAWSVEF
- a CDS encoding carbohydrate binding domain-containing protein, whose translation is MTGAGPSAPHSATFSVEVKGAVPGGAVVNGGFEDGGLTPWTAPGDAIVSTAAHSGTHALQVTPSGSGNGQASQPVTLTPGKSYTLKAWVR